The Acropora palmata chromosome 10, jaAcrPala1.3, whole genome shotgun sequence genome contains a region encoding:
- the LOC141894419 gene encoding uncharacterized protein LOC141894419 isoform X2 codes for MFLCGSRFYAAMPPKGMATDPVQAETSNVLEAVSAKRSRQDNSDNEKESDESSQGGSPPQQHINSTQRENKSSSGMTSVITCQESEKSNSSWDVGEGSNAVTSANIGVGGPNVVAPVSTVTLSYPSSDGSTTMTNLDGCGYGNQTIASGVTDSAGQYQQLTGQYTVNAAGYYGQRPYPHIVPAPQPGMQQFKTTGGVIQGTGITQVAGYVYPQAGAQAGYPMVQTVRYPAVNSAPKTTGDSCNVSQADAHGGNIPGISTLRQPANPAYGNPYGTVTYPAIIQPGQPVYSNPYQAPYGAAYVATTGTPTTSSVAYSVQQSDQNSFQYGYRSNPQTYPYNYLNTPPPAYSPSQYITQVNSTPPPNAVAGQTSSYQLTPLVSGQANQGVTTNGERTHPASTTGSSNIQYSPANLSSTPSPPSHSPGTGAEGSINSVSLVPGNVNIAGQDSIGGVQVLVDSGASSPGMLVQGGNRGRGRGGRGGRGRGGGRGRRSTSGPPPEIDHNIERIFIWDLDETIIIFHSLLTGTFASKFGKDAPNSVSLGLRMEEMIFNLADSHLFFNDLEDCDQVHIDDVAADDNGLDLSTYNFEGDGFHAAATSANLCLATGVRGGVDWMRKLAYRYRRIKEVYNSYRNNVGGLLGPAKRETWLQLRMELEAITDSWLTLALKALTLIHSRTNCLNVMVTTTQLVPALAKCLLYGLGGIFPLENIYSATKVGKETCFERISNRFGKKCTYVVVGDGRDEEMASKQMGFPFWRIGTHTDLINLHHALDLGHL; via the exons ATGTTTCTTTGTGGCTCTAGGTTTTATGCTGCAATGCCACCCAAG GGAATGGCAACAGACCCAGTACAAGCAGAGACAAGCAATGTTCTGGAAGCAGTATCT gcCAAGAGATCCAGGCAAGATAACAgtgacaatgaaaaagaaag TGATGAGTCAAGTCAAGGTGGATCTCCCCCACAGCAGCATATTAATAGCACTCAGAGGGAAAACAAATCATCCTCTGGGATGACAAGTGTAATTACTTGTCAAGAATCAGAAAAGAGCAATTCATCATGGGATGTTGGTGAGGGGAGCAATGCAGTGACAAGTGCTAATATTGGGGTAGGAGGACCTAATGTTGTTGCACCTGTCTCTACAGTAACGCTAAGCTATCCTTCATCTGATGGTTCTACTACTATGACCAACTTAGATGGGTGTGGCTATGGAAATCAAACAATAGCTTCAGGAGTAACAGACAGTGCTGGACAGTACCAGCAGCTGACAGGACAGTACACTGTAAATGCAGCTGGTTACTATGGGCAACGACCATATCCTCATATTGTTCCTGCCCCACAGCCAGGTATGCAGCAATTCAAGACCACTGGAGGAGTTATCCAAGGTACTGGGATCACCCAGGTTGCTGGATATGTTTATCCCCAAGCAGGTGCTCAGGCAGGTTACCCCATGGTACAAACTGTTAGATACCCTGCTGTTAACTCGGCACCAAAGACCACTGGGGATTCTTGTAATGTTTCTCAAGCAGATGCACATGGAGGGAATATCCCTGGTATATCTACCCTACGACAACCAGCAAATCCAGCTTATGGAAACCCATATGGAACAGTGACTTATCCAGCCATTATTCAACCTGGGCAACCAGTGTATAGTAATCCATATCAAGCACCCTATGGAGCAGCATATGTTGCAACCACAGGAACTCCAACCACCAGCAGTGTAGCTTACTCTGTTCAACAGTCAGACCAAAATTCATTTCAGTATGGATACAGGAGCAATCCACAAACGTACCCATACAACTATCTGAACACTCCTCCACCAGCATATTCGCCATCGCAATACATAACACAGGTAAACAGCACACCACCTCCAAATGCTGTGGCTGGTCAAACAAGCAGTTATCAACTGACGCCACTTGTGTCGGGTCAGGCAAATCAAGGTGTCACAACTAATGGTGAAAGGACACACCCTGCAAGTACAACAG GGAGTTCAAACATTCAGTATTCGCCAGCTAACCTTTCATCAACCCCAAGTCCTCCTTCTCACTCTCCAGGCACTGGAGCAGAAGGCTCCATAAACAGTGTGTCTTTAGTACCTGGAAATGTCAACATTGCTGGACAGGATAGTATTGGTGGAGTACAGGTTCTGGTGGATTCGGGAGCAAGTTCTCCAGGGATGTTAGTTCAGGGAGGAAACAGAGGCAGAGGTCGGGGAGGAAGAGGTGGTAGAGGGCGTGGTGGTGGTAGGGGAAGAAGATCAACTTCTGGACCTCCACCAGAAATTGACCACAACATTGAG CGTATCTTTATTTGGGATCTTGATGaaacaataatcattttcCATTCACTTTTAACGGGAACATTTGCTTCTAAATTTGGCAAG GATGCGCCAAACTCTGTGTCACTGGGCCTTCGTATGGAGGAAATGATTTTTAACTTAGCAGAcagtcatttgttttttaatgatttaGAG GATTGTGATCAAGTTCAcattgatgatgttgctgcaGATGATAATGGGTTAGATTTAAG TACCTACAATTTTGAGGGAGATGGATTTCATGCTGCTGCAACATCAGCCAATCTGTGCCTGGCAACGGGGGTCCGTGGTGGAGTAGACTGGATGAGAAAACTTGCGTACAGATACAGACGCATAAAGGAGGTTTACAACAGCTACCGCAATAATGTCGGAG GTCTTCTTGGTCCCGCAAAGCGAGAAACATGGCTTCAATTGCGAATGGAATTAGAAGCAATTACCGATTCTTGGCTGACATTGGCTTTAAAAGCGCTAACATTGATCCATTCTAG GACAAACTGTCTTAATGTTATGGTGACAACGACGCAACTTGTCCCTGCTCTGGCCAAGTGTCTTCTTTATGGTCTTGGGGGAATTTTTCcacttgaaaatatttataGTGCTACTAAAGTTG GAAAGGAAACTTGCTTTGAGAGAATATCAAATCGttttggaaagaaatgtacataTGTAGTTGTGGGTGATGGAAGGGACGAAGAAATGGCAAGTAAACag
- the LOC141894419 gene encoding uncharacterized protein LOC141894419 isoform X4, which translates to MATDPVQAETSNVLEAVSAKRSRQDNSDNEKESDESSQGGSPPQQHINSTQRENKSSSGMTSVITCQESEKSNSSWDVGEGSNAVTSANIGVGGPNVVAPVSTVTLSYPSSDGSTTMTNLDGCGYGNQTIASGVTDSAGQYQQLTGQYTVNAAGYYGQRPYPHIVPAPQPGMQQFKTTGGVIQGTGITQVAGYVYPQAGAQAGYPMVQTVRYPAVNSAPKTTGDSCNVSQADAHGGNIPGISTLRQPANPAYGNPYGTVTYPAIIQPGQPVYSNPYQAPYGAAYVATTGTPTTSSVAYSVQQSDQNSFQYGYRSNPQTYPYNYLNTPPPAYSPSQYITQVNSTPPPNAVAGQTSSYQLTPLVSGQANQGVTTNGERTHPASTTGSSNIQYSPANLSSTPSPPSHSPGTGAEGSINSVSLVPGNVNIAGQDSIGGVQVLVDSGASSPGMLVQGGNRGRGRGGRGGRGRGGGRGRRSTSGPPPEIDHNIERIFIWDLDETIIIFHSLLTGTFASKFGKDAPNSVSLGLRMEEMIFNLADSHLFFNDLEDCDQVHIDDVAADDNGLDLSTYNFEGDGFHAAATSANLCLATGVRGGVDWMRKLAYRYRRIKEVYNSYRNNVGGLLGPAKRETWLQLRMELEAITDSWLTLALKALTLIHSRTNCLNVMVTTTQLVPALAKCLLYGLGGIFPLENIYSATKVGKETCFERISNRFGKKCTYVVVGDGRDEEMASKQMGFPFWRIGTHTDLINLHHALDLGHL; encoded by the exons ATGGCAACAGACCCAGTACAAGCAGAGACAAGCAATGTTCTGGAAGCAGTATCT gcCAAGAGATCCAGGCAAGATAACAgtgacaatgaaaaagaaag TGATGAGTCAAGTCAAGGTGGATCTCCCCCACAGCAGCATATTAATAGCACTCAGAGGGAAAACAAATCATCCTCTGGGATGACAAGTGTAATTACTTGTCAAGAATCAGAAAAGAGCAATTCATCATGGGATGTTGGTGAGGGGAGCAATGCAGTGACAAGTGCTAATATTGGGGTAGGAGGACCTAATGTTGTTGCACCTGTCTCTACAGTAACGCTAAGCTATCCTTCATCTGATGGTTCTACTACTATGACCAACTTAGATGGGTGTGGCTATGGAAATCAAACAATAGCTTCAGGAGTAACAGACAGTGCTGGACAGTACCAGCAGCTGACAGGACAGTACACTGTAAATGCAGCTGGTTACTATGGGCAACGACCATATCCTCATATTGTTCCTGCCCCACAGCCAGGTATGCAGCAATTCAAGACCACTGGAGGAGTTATCCAAGGTACTGGGATCACCCAGGTTGCTGGATATGTTTATCCCCAAGCAGGTGCTCAGGCAGGTTACCCCATGGTACAAACTGTTAGATACCCTGCTGTTAACTCGGCACCAAAGACCACTGGGGATTCTTGTAATGTTTCTCAAGCAGATGCACATGGAGGGAATATCCCTGGTATATCTACCCTACGACAACCAGCAAATCCAGCTTATGGAAACCCATATGGAACAGTGACTTATCCAGCCATTATTCAACCTGGGCAACCAGTGTATAGTAATCCATATCAAGCACCCTATGGAGCAGCATATGTTGCAACCACAGGAACTCCAACCACCAGCAGTGTAGCTTACTCTGTTCAACAGTCAGACCAAAATTCATTTCAGTATGGATACAGGAGCAATCCACAAACGTACCCATACAACTATCTGAACACTCCTCCACCAGCATATTCGCCATCGCAATACATAACACAGGTAAACAGCACACCACCTCCAAATGCTGTGGCTGGTCAAACAAGCAGTTATCAACTGACGCCACTTGTGTCGGGTCAGGCAAATCAAGGTGTCACAACTAATGGTGAAAGGACACACCCTGCAAGTACAACAG GGAGTTCAAACATTCAGTATTCGCCAGCTAACCTTTCATCAACCCCAAGTCCTCCTTCTCACTCTCCAGGCACTGGAGCAGAAGGCTCCATAAACAGTGTGTCTTTAGTACCTGGAAATGTCAACATTGCTGGACAGGATAGTATTGGTGGAGTACAGGTTCTGGTGGATTCGGGAGCAAGTTCTCCAGGGATGTTAGTTCAGGGAGGAAACAGAGGCAGAGGTCGGGGAGGAAGAGGTGGTAGAGGGCGTGGTGGTGGTAGGGGAAGAAGATCAACTTCTGGACCTCCACCAGAAATTGACCACAACATTGAG CGTATCTTTATTTGGGATCTTGATGaaacaataatcattttcCATTCACTTTTAACGGGAACATTTGCTTCTAAATTTGGCAAG GATGCGCCAAACTCTGTGTCACTGGGCCTTCGTATGGAGGAAATGATTTTTAACTTAGCAGAcagtcatttgttttttaatgatttaGAG GATTGTGATCAAGTTCAcattgatgatgttgctgcaGATGATAATGGGTTAGATTTAAG TACCTACAATTTTGAGGGAGATGGATTTCATGCTGCTGCAACATCAGCCAATCTGTGCCTGGCAACGGGGGTCCGTGGTGGAGTAGACTGGATGAGAAAACTTGCGTACAGATACAGACGCATAAAGGAGGTTTACAACAGCTACCGCAATAATGTCGGAG GTCTTCTTGGTCCCGCAAAGCGAGAAACATGGCTTCAATTGCGAATGGAATTAGAAGCAATTACCGATTCTTGGCTGACATTGGCTTTAAAAGCGCTAACATTGATCCATTCTAG GACAAACTGTCTTAATGTTATGGTGACAACGACGCAACTTGTCCCTGCTCTGGCCAAGTGTCTTCTTTATGGTCTTGGGGGAATTTTTCcacttgaaaatatttataGTGCTACTAAAGTTG GAAAGGAAACTTGCTTTGAGAGAATATCAAATCGttttggaaagaaatgtacataTGTAGTTGTGGGTGATGGAAGGGACGAAGAAATGGCAAGTAAACag
- the LOC141894419 gene encoding uncharacterized protein LOC141894419 isoform X3 — MATDPVQAETSNVLEAVSAKRSRQDNSDNEKESSDESSQGGSPPQQHINSTQRENKSSSGMTSVITCQESEKSNSSWDVGEGSNAVTSANIGVGGPNVVAPVSTVTLSYPSSDGSTTMTNLDGCGYGNQTIASGVTDSAGQYQQLTGQYTVNAAGYYGQRPYPHIVPAPQPGMQQFKTTGGVIQGTGITQVAGYVYPQAGAQAGYPMVQTVRYPAVNSAPKTTGDSCNVSQADAHGGNIPGISTLRQPANPAYGNPYGTVTYPAIIQPGQPVYSNPYQAPYGAAYVATTGTPTTSSVAYSVQQSDQNSFQYGYRSNPQTYPYNYLNTPPPAYSPSQYITQVNSTPPPNAVAGQTSSYQLTPLVSGQANQGVTTNGERTHPASTTGSSNIQYSPANLSSTPSPPSHSPGTGAEGSINSVSLVPGNVNIAGQDSIGGVQVLVDSGASSPGMLVQGGNRGRGRGGRGGRGRGGGRGRRSTSGPPPEIDHNIERIFIWDLDETIIIFHSLLTGTFASKFGKDAPNSVSLGLRMEEMIFNLADSHLFFNDLEDCDQVHIDDVAADDNGLDLSTYNFEGDGFHAAATSANLCLATGVRGGVDWMRKLAYRYRRIKEVYNSYRNNVGGLLGPAKRETWLQLRMELEAITDSWLTLALKALTLIHSRTNCLNVMVTTTQLVPALAKCLLYGLGGIFPLENIYSATKVGKETCFERISNRFGKKCTYVVVGDGRDEEMASKQMGFPFWRIGTHTDLINLHHALDLGHL; from the exons ATGGCAACAGACCCAGTACAAGCAGAGACAAGCAATGTTCTGGAAGCAGTATCT gcCAAGAGATCCAGGCAAGATAACAgtgacaatgaaaaagaaag CAGTGATGAGTCAAGTCAAGGTGGATCTCCCCCACAGCAGCATATTAATAGCACTCAGAGGGAAAACAAATCATCCTCTGGGATGACAAGTGTAATTACTTGTCAAGAATCAGAAAAGAGCAATTCATCATGGGATGTTGGTGAGGGGAGCAATGCAGTGACAAGTGCTAATATTGGGGTAGGAGGACCTAATGTTGTTGCACCTGTCTCTACAGTAACGCTAAGCTATCCTTCATCTGATGGTTCTACTACTATGACCAACTTAGATGGGTGTGGCTATGGAAATCAAACAATAGCTTCAGGAGTAACAGACAGTGCTGGACAGTACCAGCAGCTGACAGGACAGTACACTGTAAATGCAGCTGGTTACTATGGGCAACGACCATATCCTCATATTGTTCCTGCCCCACAGCCAGGTATGCAGCAATTCAAGACCACTGGAGGAGTTATCCAAGGTACTGGGATCACCCAGGTTGCTGGATATGTTTATCCCCAAGCAGGTGCTCAGGCAGGTTACCCCATGGTACAAACTGTTAGATACCCTGCTGTTAACTCGGCACCAAAGACCACTGGGGATTCTTGTAATGTTTCTCAAGCAGATGCACATGGAGGGAATATCCCTGGTATATCTACCCTACGACAACCAGCAAATCCAGCTTATGGAAACCCATATGGAACAGTGACTTATCCAGCCATTATTCAACCTGGGCAACCAGTGTATAGTAATCCATATCAAGCACCCTATGGAGCAGCATATGTTGCAACCACAGGAACTCCAACCACCAGCAGTGTAGCTTACTCTGTTCAACAGTCAGACCAAAATTCATTTCAGTATGGATACAGGAGCAATCCACAAACGTACCCATACAACTATCTGAACACTCCTCCACCAGCATATTCGCCATCGCAATACATAACACAGGTAAACAGCACACCACCTCCAAATGCTGTGGCTGGTCAAACAAGCAGTTATCAACTGACGCCACTTGTGTCGGGTCAGGCAAATCAAGGTGTCACAACTAATGGTGAAAGGACACACCCTGCAAGTACAACAG GGAGTTCAAACATTCAGTATTCGCCAGCTAACCTTTCATCAACCCCAAGTCCTCCTTCTCACTCTCCAGGCACTGGAGCAGAAGGCTCCATAAACAGTGTGTCTTTAGTACCTGGAAATGTCAACATTGCTGGACAGGATAGTATTGGTGGAGTACAGGTTCTGGTGGATTCGGGAGCAAGTTCTCCAGGGATGTTAGTTCAGGGAGGAAACAGAGGCAGAGGTCGGGGAGGAAGAGGTGGTAGAGGGCGTGGTGGTGGTAGGGGAAGAAGATCAACTTCTGGACCTCCACCAGAAATTGACCACAACATTGAG CGTATCTTTATTTGGGATCTTGATGaaacaataatcattttcCATTCACTTTTAACGGGAACATTTGCTTCTAAATTTGGCAAG GATGCGCCAAACTCTGTGTCACTGGGCCTTCGTATGGAGGAAATGATTTTTAACTTAGCAGAcagtcatttgttttttaatgatttaGAG GATTGTGATCAAGTTCAcattgatgatgttgctgcaGATGATAATGGGTTAGATTTAAG TACCTACAATTTTGAGGGAGATGGATTTCATGCTGCTGCAACATCAGCCAATCTGTGCCTGGCAACGGGGGTCCGTGGTGGAGTAGACTGGATGAGAAAACTTGCGTACAGATACAGACGCATAAAGGAGGTTTACAACAGCTACCGCAATAATGTCGGAG GTCTTCTTGGTCCCGCAAAGCGAGAAACATGGCTTCAATTGCGAATGGAATTAGAAGCAATTACCGATTCTTGGCTGACATTGGCTTTAAAAGCGCTAACATTGATCCATTCTAG GACAAACTGTCTTAATGTTATGGTGACAACGACGCAACTTGTCCCTGCTCTGGCCAAGTGTCTTCTTTATGGTCTTGGGGGAATTTTTCcacttgaaaatatttataGTGCTACTAAAGTTG GAAAGGAAACTTGCTTTGAGAGAATATCAAATCGttttggaaagaaatgtacataTGTAGTTGTGGGTGATGGAAGGGACGAAGAAATGGCAAGTAAACag
- the LOC141894419 gene encoding uncharacterized protein LOC141894419 isoform X1 gives MFLCGSRFYAAMPPKGMATDPVQAETSNVLEAVSAKRSRQDNSDNEKESSDESSQGGSPPQQHINSTQRENKSSSGMTSVITCQESEKSNSSWDVGEGSNAVTSANIGVGGPNVVAPVSTVTLSYPSSDGSTTMTNLDGCGYGNQTIASGVTDSAGQYQQLTGQYTVNAAGYYGQRPYPHIVPAPQPGMQQFKTTGGVIQGTGITQVAGYVYPQAGAQAGYPMVQTVRYPAVNSAPKTTGDSCNVSQADAHGGNIPGISTLRQPANPAYGNPYGTVTYPAIIQPGQPVYSNPYQAPYGAAYVATTGTPTTSSVAYSVQQSDQNSFQYGYRSNPQTYPYNYLNTPPPAYSPSQYITQVNSTPPPNAVAGQTSSYQLTPLVSGQANQGVTTNGERTHPASTTGSSNIQYSPANLSSTPSPPSHSPGTGAEGSINSVSLVPGNVNIAGQDSIGGVQVLVDSGASSPGMLVQGGNRGRGRGGRGGRGRGGGRGRRSTSGPPPEIDHNIERIFIWDLDETIIIFHSLLTGTFASKFGKDAPNSVSLGLRMEEMIFNLADSHLFFNDLEDCDQVHIDDVAADDNGLDLSTYNFEGDGFHAAATSANLCLATGVRGGVDWMRKLAYRYRRIKEVYNSYRNNVGGLLGPAKRETWLQLRMELEAITDSWLTLALKALTLIHSRTNCLNVMVTTTQLVPALAKCLLYGLGGIFPLENIYSATKVGKETCFERISNRFGKKCTYVVVGDGRDEEMASKQMGFPFWRIGTHTDLINLHHALDLGHL, from the exons ATGTTTCTTTGTGGCTCTAGGTTTTATGCTGCAATGCCACCCAAG GGAATGGCAACAGACCCAGTACAAGCAGAGACAAGCAATGTTCTGGAAGCAGTATCT gcCAAGAGATCCAGGCAAGATAACAgtgacaatgaaaaagaaag CAGTGATGAGTCAAGTCAAGGTGGATCTCCCCCACAGCAGCATATTAATAGCACTCAGAGGGAAAACAAATCATCCTCTGGGATGACAAGTGTAATTACTTGTCAAGAATCAGAAAAGAGCAATTCATCATGGGATGTTGGTGAGGGGAGCAATGCAGTGACAAGTGCTAATATTGGGGTAGGAGGACCTAATGTTGTTGCACCTGTCTCTACAGTAACGCTAAGCTATCCTTCATCTGATGGTTCTACTACTATGACCAACTTAGATGGGTGTGGCTATGGAAATCAAACAATAGCTTCAGGAGTAACAGACAGTGCTGGACAGTACCAGCAGCTGACAGGACAGTACACTGTAAATGCAGCTGGTTACTATGGGCAACGACCATATCCTCATATTGTTCCTGCCCCACAGCCAGGTATGCAGCAATTCAAGACCACTGGAGGAGTTATCCAAGGTACTGGGATCACCCAGGTTGCTGGATATGTTTATCCCCAAGCAGGTGCTCAGGCAGGTTACCCCATGGTACAAACTGTTAGATACCCTGCTGTTAACTCGGCACCAAAGACCACTGGGGATTCTTGTAATGTTTCTCAAGCAGATGCACATGGAGGGAATATCCCTGGTATATCTACCCTACGACAACCAGCAAATCCAGCTTATGGAAACCCATATGGAACAGTGACTTATCCAGCCATTATTCAACCTGGGCAACCAGTGTATAGTAATCCATATCAAGCACCCTATGGAGCAGCATATGTTGCAACCACAGGAACTCCAACCACCAGCAGTGTAGCTTACTCTGTTCAACAGTCAGACCAAAATTCATTTCAGTATGGATACAGGAGCAATCCACAAACGTACCCATACAACTATCTGAACACTCCTCCACCAGCATATTCGCCATCGCAATACATAACACAGGTAAACAGCACACCACCTCCAAATGCTGTGGCTGGTCAAACAAGCAGTTATCAACTGACGCCACTTGTGTCGGGTCAGGCAAATCAAGGTGTCACAACTAATGGTGAAAGGACACACCCTGCAAGTACAACAG GGAGTTCAAACATTCAGTATTCGCCAGCTAACCTTTCATCAACCCCAAGTCCTCCTTCTCACTCTCCAGGCACTGGAGCAGAAGGCTCCATAAACAGTGTGTCTTTAGTACCTGGAAATGTCAACATTGCTGGACAGGATAGTATTGGTGGAGTACAGGTTCTGGTGGATTCGGGAGCAAGTTCTCCAGGGATGTTAGTTCAGGGAGGAAACAGAGGCAGAGGTCGGGGAGGAAGAGGTGGTAGAGGGCGTGGTGGTGGTAGGGGAAGAAGATCAACTTCTGGACCTCCACCAGAAATTGACCACAACATTGAG CGTATCTTTATTTGGGATCTTGATGaaacaataatcattttcCATTCACTTTTAACGGGAACATTTGCTTCTAAATTTGGCAAG GATGCGCCAAACTCTGTGTCACTGGGCCTTCGTATGGAGGAAATGATTTTTAACTTAGCAGAcagtcatttgttttttaatgatttaGAG GATTGTGATCAAGTTCAcattgatgatgttgctgcaGATGATAATGGGTTAGATTTAAG TACCTACAATTTTGAGGGAGATGGATTTCATGCTGCTGCAACATCAGCCAATCTGTGCCTGGCAACGGGGGTCCGTGGTGGAGTAGACTGGATGAGAAAACTTGCGTACAGATACAGACGCATAAAGGAGGTTTACAACAGCTACCGCAATAATGTCGGAG GTCTTCTTGGTCCCGCAAAGCGAGAAACATGGCTTCAATTGCGAATGGAATTAGAAGCAATTACCGATTCTTGGCTGACATTGGCTTTAAAAGCGCTAACATTGATCCATTCTAG GACAAACTGTCTTAATGTTATGGTGACAACGACGCAACTTGTCCCTGCTCTGGCCAAGTGTCTTCTTTATGGTCTTGGGGGAATTTTTCcacttgaaaatatttataGTGCTACTAAAGTTG GAAAGGAAACTTGCTTTGAGAGAATATCAAATCGttttggaaagaaatgtacataTGTAGTTGTGGGTGATGGAAGGGACGAAGAAATGGCAAGTAAACag